A part of Capsicum annuum cultivar UCD-10X-F1 chromosome 6, UCD10Xv1.1, whole genome shotgun sequence genomic DNA contains:
- the LOC107875614 gene encoding uncharacterized protein LOC107875614 isoform X3: MTPFVKSQSQSQSLSPSESASSFASPSRRAASGRSSNNPSPVKSRGIFNRNNSAITLMSGLGSYASLLPGQCTPVTLFVFLDDFADDYPSSSVEEPADISLANQSSIVGTSARPSLAPKGSGSVVVLARPMSKSEGGFRKKLQSSLEAQIRFSIKKCRTLSGSETGHTGSRSGGVSNSAMLFSLDASKAVALLDRTSNKRGESLEFATGLVEDVLSGKATSDSLLFESHSQSANREDLLSIKEFICRQTDILRGRGGVVSNTNSGPASGVGMVAVAAAAAAASAASGKTFTSPELPHLEKWLSSSQLILQSILSAKHAIADETEISKRNLRQRNSVSPPLEGNASKVSDPLEIAMSYLASGRGINTRFSTLWCQKALPVAKDTYLNELPPCYPTSQHKAHLERALHTFNSMVKGPAVQLYLQKLDEECTYVWTSGRQLCDAVSLTGRPCMHQRHDIETGGLCSSDEIKPHSSGYVFLHACACGRSRLLRPDPFDFETANVTFNHSMDCDKLLPTIELPQRSDTGGPIQPSAWSLIRVGNARYYQPSKGLMQSGFSSTQKFLLRWSILLEKPKYESGLLSINLEHANINKFSSNAGDEPSTVSALEKAGELSVQSGYQIQKKSSAENIKTDDKVNTLGKVVSNFNMRKAFSEVVAGSTAANSGFPPLQSNRQILSNSEKSIKPKSVREGGREKVNGISDEQVSEEVALVPAIRESKNNSTIVSNNVTKGNQFFQIGTYLGSMKTNRIEKTRAVTYSKHATAYIGFEHECPRGHRFILTADHLNRLGSPYALPVESVVSSSLENIDHKGIAPSRGGKNGGHGKGRRLANGMISTPSRKVRNLEKSNDGLDDGNSNIEGPAQFSRHPVHAASGKDLETGLQSLDLSDSGYATSLLDRSLPLYMNCPHCMELKSKNDQTDVRFAGTISQLQRIFLVTPHFPVILAANPVIQFEESCLPPSVPDRKKKLQFCLGCRVILPPESFLSLRLPFVYGVQLENGNLHPLMPFEQKPQLTAWITEGTTLQLVSKDSKMRNFSHSQWMNSNLDGVD, from the exons ATGACTCCATTTGTTAAGTCACAATCTCAGTCACAATCTCTGTCACCCTCTGAGTCTGCTTCATCTTTTGCATCTCCATCACGTAGAGCTGCGTCAGGAAGATCATCTAACAATCCTTCGCCTGTCAAAAGCCGTGGCATTTTCAACCGAAATAATTCAGCAATTACTCTGATGTCAGGTTTAGGTTCATATGCCTCTTTATTACCCGGACAGTGTACTCCAGTTACACTCTTTGTTTTTCTTGACGATTTTGCTGATGATTATCCTAGTTCTAGTGTTGAGGAACCTGCTGATATTTCCTTGGCAAATCAATCATCAATTGTTGGTACCTCGGCTCGGCCAAGCTTGGCTCCAAAAGGTTCTGGTTCTGTGGTTGTGCTTGCACGTCCTATGAGTAAGTCTGAAGGTGGGTTCAGGAAGAAGTTGCAGTCTTCTCTGGAGGCACAGATTCGATTCTCCATTAAGAAATGCCGGACGCTCTCAGGTTCTGAAACTGGTCATACAGGTTCAAGAAGTGGGGGCGTGTCAAATTCTGCAATGCTGTTTTCCCTTGATGCATCAAAGGCTGTTGCACTTTTAGATAGAACCTCTAATAAGAGAGGTGAATCCCTTGAATTTGCCACTGGCCTTGTGGAAGATGTTCTGAGTGGAAAAGCTACCTCAGATTCTCTTCTTTTTGAAAGTCATAGCCAGAGTGCAAATAGAGAAGACTTACTTTCTATCAAGGAGTTCATCTGCAGGCAGACAGATATATTAAGAGGACGAGGGGGTGTGGTTTCAAATACCAACAGTGGTCCAGCTTCTGGTGTTGGGATGGTTGCTGTTGCTGCAGCAGCAGCCGCTGCTTCTGCTGCTTCTGGAAAGACATTTACTTCTCCTGAACTTCCACATTTGGAGAAATGGTTATCTTCTAGTCAGCTTATTCTGCAATCGATCCTGTCCGCGAAACATGCCATTGCAGATGAGACTGAAATTAGTAAGAGGAATCTCCGACAAAGAAATTCTGTTTCACCACCTCTTGAAGGAAATGCTTCAAAAGTTTCAGATCCACTTGAGATTGCAATGTCTTATTTGGCGAGTGGTAGAGGGATAAATACTAGGTTTTCTACTTTATGGTGCCAAAAGGCCCTTCCAGTAGCTAAGGATACATATTTAAATGAGTTGCCTCCATGCTACCCAACTTCTCAGCATAAGGCCCATTTGGAGAGGGCTCTTCATACTTTCAATTCAATGGTCAAGGGACCTGCTGTGCAGTTATACTTGCAGAAACTGGATGAGGAATGCACATATGTCTGGACTTCTGGCAGGCAACTATGTGATGCTGTTAGCCTCACGGGAAGACCGTGCATGCATCAAAGGCATGACATAGAAACTGGTGGCTTATGTTCAAGTGATGAGATTAAGCCACATTCCAGTGGGTACGTCTTCCTCCATGCATGTGCATGTGGTCGTTCAAGACTCCTGCGGCCAgatccttttgattttgaaacaGCAAATGTTACTTTTAATCATTCCATGGATTGTGACAAGCTTCTTCCCACAATTGAGTTACCTCAAAGAAGTGATACCGGTGGGCCCATTCAGCCCTCAGCTTGGAGTTTAATTCGAGTTGGGAATGCAAGATACTACCAACCGTCTAAAGGTTTGATGCAGAGTGGCTTCAGTTCTACACAAAAGTTTCTTCTACGGTGGAGTATCCTTCTTGAGAAGCCAAAATATGAGAGTGGACTACTATCAATCAATTTAGAGCATGCAAATATAAATAAGTTTAGTAGCAATGCCGGGGATGAGCCTAGCACAGTTTCAGCCTTAGAGAAAGCTGGTGAATTGAGTGTGCAAAGTGGATATCAAATCCAAAAGAAATCTTCTGCAGAAAATATCAAAACAGATGATAAAGTAAATACTTTAGGTAAAGTAGTTTCCAATTTTAATATGAGAAAAGCTTTTTCTGAGGTGGTAGCTGGTTCAACTGCTGCAAATTCAGGATTTCCTCCGCTACAATCAAATAGACAAATTCTGTCAAATTCAGAAAAGAGTATTAAGCCAAAAAGTGTAAGAGAAGGGGGTAGAGAGAAGGTCAATGGGATTAGTGATGAACAAGTATCGGAAGAAGTCGCTCTAGTCCCTGCTATTCGTGAAAGTAAGAATAATAGTACTATTGTTTCTAACAATGTTACTAAAGGTAATCAATTTTTCCAGATAGGTACATATCTGGGTTCAATGAAAACGAATAGAATTGAGAAGACCAGGGCAGTTACCTATTCTAAACATGCAACAGCTTACATTGGATTTGAGCATGAGTGTCCCCGTGGGCACCGTTTTATATTAACTGCAGACCATCTCAACAGACTTGGTTCTCCTTATGCATTGCCTGTAGAATCTGTCGTCTCTTCATCTCTGGAAAATATAGATCATAAGGGGATAGCTCCCTCCAGAGGGGGTAAGAATGGCGGCCATGGCAAAGGTCGCCGGCTAGCAAATGGGATGATTTCTACTCCCTCTAGGAAGGTTAGGAATCTGGAAAAGTCAAACGACGGGTTAGATGACGGAAATTCAAACATAGAAGGGCCGGCTCAGTTTTCCCGGCATCCAGTACATGCTGCATCAGGAAAAGATCTTGAAACTGGTCTTCAATCTTTAGATCTCAGCGACTCTGGCTATGCTACCTCTTTATTAGATAGAAGTTTGCCCCTATACATGAACTGCCCGCATTGCATGGAATTGAAGAGtaagaatgaccaaacagatgtGAGATTTGCAGGAACCATTTCACAGCTCCAGAGGATCTTTCTG GTTACACCTCACTTCCCTGTCATTTTAGCAGCAAACCCAGTCATACAGTTTGAG GAGTCATGTCTCCCTCCATCTGTGCCGGACCGTAAAAAGAAGTTGCAGTTCTGTCTTGGATGTCGAGTAATTTTACCCCCAGAGAGTTTTCTGTCACTTAGACTACCTTTTGTTTATGGTGTACAGCTGGAAAATGGAAACCTCCATCCTCTTATGCCTTTTGAACAGAAGCCTCAACTCACTGCCTGGATAACCGAAGGAACAACATTACAGCTTGTATCCAAGGATAGCAAAATGAGGAACTTTTCACATAGTCAATGGATGAACTCTAATCTAGATGGTGTTGACTGA
- the LOC107875614 gene encoding uncharacterized protein LOC107875614 isoform X2: protein MQVCHVVVFIQEGSRFDTQTLKKLRVLQAAKQAMTPFVKSQSQSQSLSPSESASSFASPSRRAASGRSSNNPSPVKSRGIFNRNNSAITLMSGLGSYASLLPGQCTPVTLFVFLDDFADDYPSSSVEEPADISLANQSSIVGTSARPSLAPKGSGSVVVLARPMSKSEGGFRKKLQSSLEAQIRFSIKKCRTLSGSETGHTGSRSGGVSNSAMLFSLDASKAVALLDRTSNKRGESLEFATGLVEDVLSGKATSDSLLFESHSQSANREDLLSIKEFICRQTDILRGRGGVVSNTNSGPASGVGMVAVAAAAAAASAASGKTFTSPELPHLEKWLSSSQLILQSILSAKHAIADETEISKRNLRQRNSVSPPLEGNASKVSDPLEIAMSYLASGRGINTRFSTLWCQKALPVAKDTYLNELPPCYPTSQHKAHLERALHTFNSMVKGPAVQLYLQKLDEECTYVWTSGRQLCDAVSLTGRPCMHQRHDIETGGLCSSDEIKPHSSGYVFLHACACGRSRLLRPDPFDFETANVTFNHSMDCDKLLPTIELPQRSDTGGPIQPSAWSLIRVGNARYYQPSKGLMQSGFSSTQKFLLRWSILLEKPKYESGLLSINLEHANINKFSSNAGDEPSTVSALEKAGELSVQSGYQIQKKSSAENIKTDDKVNTLGKVVSNFNMRKAFSEVVAGSTAANSGFPPLQSNRQILSNSEKSIKPKSVREGGREKVNGISDEQVSEEVALVPAIRESKNNSTIVSNNVTKGNQFFQIGTYLGSMKTNRIEKTRAVTYSKHATAYIGFEHECPRGHRFILTADHLNRLGSPYALPVESVVSSSLENIDHKGIAPSRGGKNGGHGKGRRLANGMISTPSRKVRNLEKSNDGLDDGNSNIEGPAQFSRHPVHAASGKDLETGLQSLDLSDSGYATSLLDRSLPLYMNCPHCMELKSKNDQTDVRFAGTISQLQRIFLVTPHFPVILAANPVIQFEESCLPPSVPDRKKKLQFCLGCRVILPPESFLSLRLPFVYGVQLENGNLHPLMPFEQKPQLTAWITEGTTLQLVSKDSKMRNFSHSQWMNSNLDGVD, encoded by the exons ATGCAGGTTTGTCATGTTGTAGTTTTTATCCAAGAAGGGTCACGCTTTGACACACAGACACTGAAGAAACTTCGCGTCTTGCAAGCAGCTAAACAAGCAATGACTCCATTTGTTAAGTCACAATCTCAGTCACAATCTCTGTCACCCTCTGAGTCTGCTTCATCTTTTGCATCTCCATCACGTAGAGCTGCGTCAGGAAGATCATCTAACAATCCTTCGCCTGTCAAAAGCCGTGGCATTTTCAACCGAAATAATTCAGCAATTACTCTGATGTCAGGTTTAGGTTCATATGCCTCTTTATTACCCGGACAGTGTACTCCAGTTACACTCTTTGTTTTTCTTGACGATTTTGCTGATGATTATCCTAGTTCTAGTGTTGAGGAACCTGCTGATATTTCCTTGGCAAATCAATCATCAATTGTTGGTACCTCGGCTCGGCCAAGCTTGGCTCCAAAAGGTTCTGGTTCTGTGGTTGTGCTTGCACGTCCTATGAGTAAGTCTGAAGGTGGGTTCAGGAAGAAGTTGCAGTCTTCTCTGGAGGCACAGATTCGATTCTCCATTAAGAAATGCCGGACGCTCTCAGGTTCTGAAACTGGTCATACAGGTTCAAGAAGTGGGGGCGTGTCAAATTCTGCAATGCTGTTTTCCCTTGATGCATCAAAGGCTGTTGCACTTTTAGATAGAACCTCTAATAAGAGAGGTGAATCCCTTGAATTTGCCACTGGCCTTGTGGAAGATGTTCTGAGTGGAAAAGCTACCTCAGATTCTCTTCTTTTTGAAAGTCATAGCCAGAGTGCAAATAGAGAAGACTTACTTTCTATCAAGGAGTTCATCTGCAGGCAGACAGATATATTAAGAGGACGAGGGGGTGTGGTTTCAAATACCAACAGTGGTCCAGCTTCTGGTGTTGGGATGGTTGCTGTTGCTGCAGCAGCAGCCGCTGCTTCTGCTGCTTCTGGAAAGACATTTACTTCTCCTGAACTTCCACATTTGGAGAAATGGTTATCTTCTAGTCAGCTTATTCTGCAATCGATCCTGTCCGCGAAACATGCCATTGCAGATGAGACTGAAATTAGTAAGAGGAATCTCCGACAAAGAAATTCTGTTTCACCACCTCTTGAAGGAAATGCTTCAAAAGTTTCAGATCCACTTGAGATTGCAATGTCTTATTTGGCGAGTGGTAGAGGGATAAATACTAGGTTTTCTACTTTATGGTGCCAAAAGGCCCTTCCAGTAGCTAAGGATACATATTTAAATGAGTTGCCTCCATGCTACCCAACTTCTCAGCATAAGGCCCATTTGGAGAGGGCTCTTCATACTTTCAATTCAATGGTCAAGGGACCTGCTGTGCAGTTATACTTGCAGAAACTGGATGAGGAATGCACATATGTCTGGACTTCTGGCAGGCAACTATGTGATGCTGTTAGCCTCACGGGAAGACCGTGCATGCATCAAAGGCATGACATAGAAACTGGTGGCTTATGTTCAAGTGATGAGATTAAGCCACATTCCAGTGGGTACGTCTTCCTCCATGCATGTGCATGTGGTCGTTCAAGACTCCTGCGGCCAgatccttttgattttgaaacaGCAAATGTTACTTTTAATCATTCCATGGATTGTGACAAGCTTCTTCCCACAATTGAGTTACCTCAAAGAAGTGATACCGGTGGGCCCATTCAGCCCTCAGCTTGGAGTTTAATTCGAGTTGGGAATGCAAGATACTACCAACCGTCTAAAGGTTTGATGCAGAGTGGCTTCAGTTCTACACAAAAGTTTCTTCTACGGTGGAGTATCCTTCTTGAGAAGCCAAAATATGAGAGTGGACTACTATCAATCAATTTAGAGCATGCAAATATAAATAAGTTTAGTAGCAATGCCGGGGATGAGCCTAGCACAGTTTCAGCCTTAGAGAAAGCTGGTGAATTGAGTGTGCAAAGTGGATATCAAATCCAAAAGAAATCTTCTGCAGAAAATATCAAAACAGATGATAAAGTAAATACTTTAGGTAAAGTAGTTTCCAATTTTAATATGAGAAAAGCTTTTTCTGAGGTGGTAGCTGGTTCAACTGCTGCAAATTCAGGATTTCCTCCGCTACAATCAAATAGACAAATTCTGTCAAATTCAGAAAAGAGTATTAAGCCAAAAAGTGTAAGAGAAGGGGGTAGAGAGAAGGTCAATGGGATTAGTGATGAACAAGTATCGGAAGAAGTCGCTCTAGTCCCTGCTATTCGTGAAAGTAAGAATAATAGTACTATTGTTTCTAACAATGTTACTAAAGGTAATCAATTTTTCCAGATAGGTACATATCTGGGTTCAATGAAAACGAATAGAATTGAGAAGACCAGGGCAGTTACCTATTCTAAACATGCAACAGCTTACATTGGATTTGAGCATGAGTGTCCCCGTGGGCACCGTTTTATATTAACTGCAGACCATCTCAACAGACTTGGTTCTCCTTATGCATTGCCTGTAGAATCTGTCGTCTCTTCATCTCTGGAAAATATAGATCATAAGGGGATAGCTCCCTCCAGAGGGGGTAAGAATGGCGGCCATGGCAAAGGTCGCCGGCTAGCAAATGGGATGATTTCTACTCCCTCTAGGAAGGTTAGGAATCTGGAAAAGTCAAACGACGGGTTAGATGACGGAAATTCAAACATAGAAGGGCCGGCTCAGTTTTCCCGGCATCCAGTACATGCTGCATCAGGAAAAGATCTTGAAACTGGTCTTCAATCTTTAGATCTCAGCGACTCTGGCTATGCTACCTCTTTATTAGATAGAAGTTTGCCCCTATACATGAACTGCCCGCATTGCATGGAATTGAAGAGtaagaatgaccaaacagatgtGAGATTTGCAGGAACCATTTCACAGCTCCAGAGGATCTTTCTG GTTACACCTCACTTCCCTGTCATTTTAGCAGCAAACCCAGTCATACAGTTTGAG GAGTCATGTCTCCCTCCATCTGTGCCGGACCGTAAAAAGAAGTTGCAGTTCTGTCTTGGATGTCGAGTAATTTTACCCCCAGAGAGTTTTCTGTCACTTAGACTACCTTTTGTTTATGGTGTACAGCTGGAAAATGGAAACCTCCATCCTCTTATGCCTTTTGAACAGAAGCCTCAACTCACTGCCTGGATAACCGAAGGAACAACATTACAGCTTGTATCCAAGGATAGCAAAATGAGGAACTTTTCACATAGTCAATGGATGAACTCTAATCTAGATGGTGTTGACTGA
- the LOC107875614 gene encoding uncharacterized protein LOC107875614 isoform X1, translating to MDSSKPNAQSMRVLIRPPIPTSHSHTPPIPPPPHPPTSTSSDTLPLTPQNGIVVVGFIGKRHDDVAYLMDRIIDDNVFCSGCLDRQIFVDNPEFDVTDEMKSWFEYRNISYYHDDEKGILFLQFSSIRCPLMEEGNLESKMGFDSLLEDYEYGDLQAMLFMFSVCHVVVFIQEGSRFDTQTLKKLRVLQAAKQAMTPFVKSQSQSQSLSPSESASSFASPSRRAASGRSSNNPSPVKSRGIFNRNNSAITLMSGLGSYASLLPGQCTPVTLFVFLDDFADDYPSSSVEEPADISLANQSSIVGTSARPSLAPKGSGSVVVLARPMSKSEGGFRKKLQSSLEAQIRFSIKKCRTLSGSETGHTGSRSGGVSNSAMLFSLDASKAVALLDRTSNKRGESLEFATGLVEDVLSGKATSDSLLFESHSQSANREDLLSIKEFICRQTDILRGRGGVVSNTNSGPASGVGMVAVAAAAAAASAASGKTFTSPELPHLEKWLSSSQLILQSILSAKHAIADETEISKRNLRQRNSVSPPLEGNASKVSDPLEIAMSYLASGRGINTRFSTLWCQKALPVAKDTYLNELPPCYPTSQHKAHLERALHTFNSMVKGPAVQLYLQKLDEECTYVWTSGRQLCDAVSLTGRPCMHQRHDIETGGLCSSDEIKPHSSGYVFLHACACGRSRLLRPDPFDFETANVTFNHSMDCDKLLPTIELPQRSDTGGPIQPSAWSLIRVGNARYYQPSKGLMQSGFSSTQKFLLRWSILLEKPKYESGLLSINLEHANINKFSSNAGDEPSTVSALEKAGELSVQSGYQIQKKSSAENIKTDDKVNTLGKVVSNFNMRKAFSEVVAGSTAANSGFPPLQSNRQILSNSEKSIKPKSVREGGREKVNGISDEQVSEEVALVPAIRESKNNSTIVSNNVTKGNQFFQIGTYLGSMKTNRIEKTRAVTYSKHATAYIGFEHECPRGHRFILTADHLNRLGSPYALPVESVVSSSLENIDHKGIAPSRGGKNGGHGKGRRLANGMISTPSRKVRNLEKSNDGLDDGNSNIEGPAQFSRHPVHAASGKDLETGLQSLDLSDSGYATSLLDRSLPLYMNCPHCMELKSKNDQTDVRFAGTISQLQRIFLVTPHFPVILAANPVIQFEESCLPPSVPDRKKKLQFCLGCRVILPPESFLSLRLPFVYGVQLENGNLHPLMPFEQKPQLTAWITEGTTLQLVSKDSKMRNFSHSQWMNSNLDGVD from the exons ATGGACTCCTCAAAACCAAATGCTCAGTCCATGCGAGTACTAATTCGACCTCCAATTCCAACTTCTCACTCTCATACTCCCCCTATACCTCCTCCTCCCCACCCACCTACATCAACCTCATCGGATACACTCCCGTTAACCCCTCAAAACGGCATCGTTGTGGTTGGTTTCATCGGAAAACGTCACGATGACGTGGCTTACCTGATGGACCGGATTATTGATGATAATGTGTTTTGCTCCGGCTGTTTAGATAGGCAAATTTTTGTTGATAACCCGGAGTTTGATGTAACCGATGAGATGAAGAGTTGGTTCGAGTATAGGAATATAAGCTACTATCATGATGATGAAAAAGGGATTTTGTTTTTGCAATTCTCTTCAATTCGATGCCCTTTGATGGAAGAAGGCAATTTGGAGTCTAAGATGGGATTTGATTCACTTTTGGAAGACTACGAATATGGCGATCTCCAAGCTATGCTCTTTATGTTCTct GTTTGTCATGTTGTAGTTTTTATCCAAGAAGGGTCACGCTTTGACACACAGACACTGAAGAAACTTCGCGTCTTGCAAGCAGCTAAACAAGCAATGACTCCATTTGTTAAGTCACAATCTCAGTCACAATCTCTGTCACCCTCTGAGTCTGCTTCATCTTTTGCATCTCCATCACGTAGAGCTGCGTCAGGAAGATCATCTAACAATCCTTCGCCTGTCAAAAGCCGTGGCATTTTCAACCGAAATAATTCAGCAATTACTCTGATGTCAGGTTTAGGTTCATATGCCTCTTTATTACCCGGACAGTGTACTCCAGTTACACTCTTTGTTTTTCTTGACGATTTTGCTGATGATTATCCTAGTTCTAGTGTTGAGGAACCTGCTGATATTTCCTTGGCAAATCAATCATCAATTGTTGGTACCTCGGCTCGGCCAAGCTTGGCTCCAAAAGGTTCTGGTTCTGTGGTTGTGCTTGCACGTCCTATGAGTAAGTCTGAAGGTGGGTTCAGGAAGAAGTTGCAGTCTTCTCTGGAGGCACAGATTCGATTCTCCATTAAGAAATGCCGGACGCTCTCAGGTTCTGAAACTGGTCATACAGGTTCAAGAAGTGGGGGCGTGTCAAATTCTGCAATGCTGTTTTCCCTTGATGCATCAAAGGCTGTTGCACTTTTAGATAGAACCTCTAATAAGAGAGGTGAATCCCTTGAATTTGCCACTGGCCTTGTGGAAGATGTTCTGAGTGGAAAAGCTACCTCAGATTCTCTTCTTTTTGAAAGTCATAGCCAGAGTGCAAATAGAGAAGACTTACTTTCTATCAAGGAGTTCATCTGCAGGCAGACAGATATATTAAGAGGACGAGGGGGTGTGGTTTCAAATACCAACAGTGGTCCAGCTTCTGGTGTTGGGATGGTTGCTGTTGCTGCAGCAGCAGCCGCTGCTTCTGCTGCTTCTGGAAAGACATTTACTTCTCCTGAACTTCCACATTTGGAGAAATGGTTATCTTCTAGTCAGCTTATTCTGCAATCGATCCTGTCCGCGAAACATGCCATTGCAGATGAGACTGAAATTAGTAAGAGGAATCTCCGACAAAGAAATTCTGTTTCACCACCTCTTGAAGGAAATGCTTCAAAAGTTTCAGATCCACTTGAGATTGCAATGTCTTATTTGGCGAGTGGTAGAGGGATAAATACTAGGTTTTCTACTTTATGGTGCCAAAAGGCCCTTCCAGTAGCTAAGGATACATATTTAAATGAGTTGCCTCCATGCTACCCAACTTCTCAGCATAAGGCCCATTTGGAGAGGGCTCTTCATACTTTCAATTCAATGGTCAAGGGACCTGCTGTGCAGTTATACTTGCAGAAACTGGATGAGGAATGCACATATGTCTGGACTTCTGGCAGGCAACTATGTGATGCTGTTAGCCTCACGGGAAGACCGTGCATGCATCAAAGGCATGACATAGAAACTGGTGGCTTATGTTCAAGTGATGAGATTAAGCCACATTCCAGTGGGTACGTCTTCCTCCATGCATGTGCATGTGGTCGTTCAAGACTCCTGCGGCCAgatccttttgattttgaaacaGCAAATGTTACTTTTAATCATTCCATGGATTGTGACAAGCTTCTTCCCACAATTGAGTTACCTCAAAGAAGTGATACCGGTGGGCCCATTCAGCCCTCAGCTTGGAGTTTAATTCGAGTTGGGAATGCAAGATACTACCAACCGTCTAAAGGTTTGATGCAGAGTGGCTTCAGTTCTACACAAAAGTTTCTTCTACGGTGGAGTATCCTTCTTGAGAAGCCAAAATATGAGAGTGGACTACTATCAATCAATTTAGAGCATGCAAATATAAATAAGTTTAGTAGCAATGCCGGGGATGAGCCTAGCACAGTTTCAGCCTTAGAGAAAGCTGGTGAATTGAGTGTGCAAAGTGGATATCAAATCCAAAAGAAATCTTCTGCAGAAAATATCAAAACAGATGATAAAGTAAATACTTTAGGTAAAGTAGTTTCCAATTTTAATATGAGAAAAGCTTTTTCTGAGGTGGTAGCTGGTTCAACTGCTGCAAATTCAGGATTTCCTCCGCTACAATCAAATAGACAAATTCTGTCAAATTCAGAAAAGAGTATTAAGCCAAAAAGTGTAAGAGAAGGGGGTAGAGAGAAGGTCAATGGGATTAGTGATGAACAAGTATCGGAAGAAGTCGCTCTAGTCCCTGCTATTCGTGAAAGTAAGAATAATAGTACTATTGTTTCTAACAATGTTACTAAAGGTAATCAATTTTTCCAGATAGGTACATATCTGGGTTCAATGAAAACGAATAGAATTGAGAAGACCAGGGCAGTTACCTATTCTAAACATGCAACAGCTTACATTGGATTTGAGCATGAGTGTCCCCGTGGGCACCGTTTTATATTAACTGCAGACCATCTCAACAGACTTGGTTCTCCTTATGCATTGCCTGTAGAATCTGTCGTCTCTTCATCTCTGGAAAATATAGATCATAAGGGGATAGCTCCCTCCAGAGGGGGTAAGAATGGCGGCCATGGCAAAGGTCGCCGGCTAGCAAATGGGATGATTTCTACTCCCTCTAGGAAGGTTAGGAATCTGGAAAAGTCAAACGACGGGTTAGATGACGGAAATTCAAACATAGAAGGGCCGGCTCAGTTTTCCCGGCATCCAGTACATGCTGCATCAGGAAAAGATCTTGAAACTGGTCTTCAATCTTTAGATCTCAGCGACTCTGGCTATGCTACCTCTTTATTAGATAGAAGTTTGCCCCTATACATGAACTGCCCGCATTGCATGGAATTGAAGAGtaagaatgaccaaacagatgtGAGATTTGCAGGAACCATTTCACAGCTCCAGAGGATCTTTCTG GTTACACCTCACTTCCCTGTCATTTTAGCAGCAAACCCAGTCATACAGTTTGAG GAGTCATGTCTCCCTCCATCTGTGCCGGACCGTAAAAAGAAGTTGCAGTTCTGTCTTGGATGTCGAGTAATTTTACCCCCAGAGAGTTTTCTGTCACTTAGACTACCTTTTGTTTATGGTGTACAGCTGGAAAATGGAAACCTCCATCCTCTTATGCCTTTTGAACAGAAGCCTCAACTCACTGCCTGGATAACCGAAGGAACAACATTACAGCTTGTATCCAAGGATAGCAAAATGAGGAACTTTTCACATAGTCAATGGATGAACTCTAATCTAGATGGTGTTGACTGA